Proteins encoded together in one Bos indicus x Bos taurus breed Angus x Brahman F1 hybrid chromosome 28, Bos_hybrid_MaternalHap_v2.0, whole genome shotgun sequence window:
- the MMRN2 gene encoding multimerin-2 — translation MILTLLFGLGGALGWGMLGTWAQAPGTSFSDPHSPQPPGVWRAEAEDSSGDPVRRNWCPYQKSRLVTFIAACKTEKFLVHSQQPCPQGAPNCQKVKVMYRVAHKPVYQVKQKVLASVAWRCCPGFAGPDCQHHDPMAIPEPEDPGDSLQEPWDGPVDFESGHPAAEIRSTVERQERRLGDLQNDIHQMADSLPGLWEAWASNLTVATTEANQTELEFPGRALEQVLLPHINTFLQGHLSPMWRSFNQSLHSLSQVIRNLSLDVEANQQALKRVQESSVARADFQELGTKFETKVQENAQRVGQLRQDVEDRLYAQRLSLHQSLSEVQTDVDIKLKKLLKAQESVGVNSSLVLAAAGAAARPEPESLNARLGQLQRNLSALHVATAHREEALRSTLADMKATLARHVDEIKELYSESDDTFDEISKLQRQVQELEVNHTALRELRVILMEKSLIMEENKEDMERQLLELNLTLQHLQGAHADLIKYVKDCNCQKLYFDLDVIREDQRDTTRALEETQVTLDERRQQDGSSLQALRDTVASLSLAVDTQQAEGERARAEAARLRSQLRALGGEVSALQAAETEIRRDIRQLHSSFSALLEDALRHEAVLAALFGEEVMEEMSEEGPGTLPLRYEQIRVALMDAASGLQEQALGWDALAARVTALEQASGARRQTARLEPSRAASPEEVGGLAQELQRLSSDLERVGRCCEASWVSSLNSSLEGLRGELSTTERSLERHQRLFHSLFGNFQGLVAANVSLDLQKLQAMLNRKGKKQQKGLEAPKRRDRKQVESLEDARVKGPALWEAGSPVAFYASFSEGTTALQTVKFNTAYINVGSSYFPEHGYFRAPERGVYLFAVSIEFGPGPGTGQLVFGGHHRTPVYTTEEQRGGSPATTFAMAELQKGERVWFELTQGSIMKRSPPGTAFGGFLMFKT, via the exons taactgGTGCCCCTACCAGAAGTCCAGACTGGTCACCTTCATAGCTGCTTGCAAAACCGAGAAATTCCTCGTCCACTCACAGCAGCCATGTCCGCAGGGGGCTCCAAACTGCCAGAAGGTCAAAGTCAT GTACCGTGTGGCCCACAAGCCGGTGTACCAGGTCAAGCAGAAGGTGCTGGCCTCCGTGGCCTGGAGGTGCTGCCCGGGCTTTGCGGGCCCCGACTGCCAGCATCACG ATCCCATGGCAATCCCTGAGCCTGAAGATCCAGGTGATAGCCTCCAGGAGCCTTGGGATGGGCCAGTTGACTTTGAATCTG GTCATCCAGCTGCAGAGATCCGCAGCACAGTGGAGCGGCAGGAACGCCGACTGGGTGATCTCCAGAATGACATCCATCAGATGGCAGACAGCCTCCCGGGCCTGTGGGAAGCCTGGGCAAGCAACCTCACAGTGGCAACAACTGAGGCAAATCAAACAGAGCTTG AGTTTCCAGGCAGAGCCTTGGAGCAAGTGCTACTGCCCCACATCAACACCTTCCTGCAAGGACATCTCAGCCCGATGTGGAGAAGCTTCAACCAAAGCCTGCACAGCCTCTCCCAGGTCATAAGAAACTTATCTCTTGACGTGGAGGCCAACCAGCAGGCCCTCAAGAGGGTCCAGGAGAGCTCTGTGGCCAGAGCTGACTTCCAGGAGCTTGGTACCAAATTTGAGACCAAGGTCCAGGAGAACGCCCAGAGGGTGGGCCAGCTGAGGCAGGACGTGGAGGACCGCCTGTACGCCCAACGCCTGTCCCTGCACCAGTCCCTCTCGGAGGTCCAGACCGACGTGGACATCAAGTTGAAGAAGCTCCTTAAAGCCCAGGAGTCTGTGGGGGTCAACAGCAGCCTGGTCCTggcagcagcaggggcagccGCAAGGCCAGAGCCAGAGAGTCTGAACGCCAGGCTGGGCCAGCTGCAGAGGAACCTCTCGGCCCTGCATGTGGCCACTGCCCACAGGGAGGAGGCGCTACGGAGCACCCTGGCAGACATGAAGGCCACCCTGGCCCGGCACGTGGACGAGATCAAGGAGCTGTACTCGGAATCCGATGACACCTTCGATGAGATCAGCAAGCTGCAGCGGCAGGTGCAGGAGCTGGAGGTGAACCACACGGCGCTGCGAGAGCTGCGGGTGATCCTGATGGAGAAGTCACTGATCATGGAGGAGAACAAGGAGGACATGGAGCGGCAGCTCCTGGAGCTCAACCTGACCCTCCAGCACCTCCAGGGCGCCCACGCGGACCTCATCAAGTACGTCAAGGACTGCAACTGCCAGAAGCTCTACTTCGACCTGGATGTCATCCGGGAGGACCAAAGGGACACCACGCGAGCcctggaggagacccaggtgaCTCTGGACGAGCGGCGGCAGCAGGACGGCTCCTCCCTGCAGGCCCTGCGCGACACGGTGGCCTCCCTGTCGCTGGCCGTGGACACGCAGCAGGCAGAGGGTGAGCGGGCGCGCGCTGAGGCGGCTCGGCTCCGGAGCCAGCTGCGTGCCCTGGGCGGCGAGGTGAGCGCGCTGCAGGCCGCTGAGACCGAGATCCGCCGCGACATCCGCCAGCTGCACAGCTCCTTCTCCGCCCTGCTGGAGGACGCGCTGCGGCACGAGGCCGTGCTGGCCGCTCTTTTCGGGGAGGAGGTGATGGAGGAGATGTCCGAGGAGGGGCCCGGCACGCTGCCCCTGCGCTACGAACAGATCCGCGTCGCCCTGATGGACGCGGCCAGCGGGCTGCAGGAGCAGGCTTTAGGCTGGGACGCGCTGGCCGCCAGGGTGACTGCCTTGGAACAGGCCTCGGGGGCCCGCCGGCAAACCGCGCGTTTGGAGCCCAGCCGGGCCGCTTCACCAGAGGAGGTCGGTGGGCTGGCGCAGGAGCTCCAGCGCCTGAGCTCGGACCTGGAGCGTGTGGGTCGGTGCTGTGAGGCCTCCTGGGTCTCCTCCCTCAACAGCTCCCTCGAGGGCCTTCGCGGGGAGCTCTCCACAACTGAGCGCAGCTTGGAGAGGCACCAGCGCCTCTTCCACAGCCTCTTTGGGAACTTCCAAGGGCTCGTGGCAGCCAACGTCAGCCTGGACCTGCAGAAGCTGCAGGCCATGCTgaacaggaaagggaagaagcAGCAGAAAGGCCTGGAAGCTCCCAAGAGGAGGGATCGGAAGCAAGTGGAATCTTTAGAGGATGCGCGAGTCAAAGGGCCAGCGCTTTGGGAGGCAG gctcccctgtggcCTTCTACGCCAGCTTTTCAGAAGGGACCACTGCTCTGCAGACAGTGAAGTTCAACACTGCTTACATCAACGTCGGCAGCAGCTACTTCCCTGAACACGGCTACTTCCGAGCCCCTGAGCGTGGGGTCTATCTGTTTGCAGTGAGCATTGAATTTGGCCCAGGGCCAGGCACCGGGCAGCTGGTGTTTGGAGGTCACCATCGGACCCCTGTCTATACCACTGAGGAGCAGAGGGGTGGGAGCCCAGCAACAACCTTTGCTATGGCTGAGCTGCAAAAGGGTGAGAGAGTGTGGTTTGagctaacccagggatcgataaTGAAGAGAAGCCCGCCAGGCACTGCATTTGGgggcttcctgatgttcaagaccTGA